In Bradyrhizobium sp. WBOS07, the genomic window AGATCAGCGCGAGGTCGGCGGCTGCATCCTCCTTGTCCTCGCCTTCCTTCATGACCTCCTGGCCTTCCTCGATCAGGCCCATCATGCCCTTGCAAGGCTTGGCGCGAGCGGTCTCGCCGAGCAGCTCGAAGCACTCGTTAAGGCGTTCGACCTGATTTTCGGTCTCGGCCAGGTGTTGCTCGAACAGTTCACGCAACTGGTCGAAGCGGGCGGATTGCGCCATCTTGGGCAGCGCCTTGGTCAACTGCTTCTCGGCATGGAGAATGTCACGCAGCTCGTGGAGCAGGAGATCGGTCAGACCGGCCTCGTCGACGGGCGATGAACTCTCCGCGACAATCGGGCTGGCGGTGCCGGGATCCGAGGACTGAAGCGCGGGCGATTCGGTGAACACCCAGTCCTCTCCTTCGTTCCAGGGGCCGCGGGTGTCGATCTCGCCGTGGTCGCCGCTGCCGGTGGAGTCGTTGAAGTACTGGTTCACGAGGCCGGGCGTCGGCGCGATCCTGCCGACACTGAAGGCAGGCTTGGACAGGCTTTCGAGCGCGCGCGCGAAGGCCTTCATATGCGTGATCTCGCGCGTCATCAGGAATTGCAGCGCGTCCTTGGAGCCGGCGTCGTCGCAGAAATTGATCAGCCGTTCGTAGACGATCTTCGCCCGCGCCTCGGCGGCGATGTTGCTGCGAAGATCGACATCGAGCTCGCCGGTGATCTTGAGATAGTCGGCGGTCCAGGGATTGCCTTGCGAATTGAACAGGTTGACACCGCCCCCGCCGGCGATCGCGATGAGCGGATCGGCTTCGGCTGCCTGGCGGTCGTTCTTCGAAGGCGCAAGATGCATCCTTGCAAGGCAGCCGACGACTTCGAGATGGCTGAGCTCTTCGGTCCCGATGTCCATCAAGAGATCCTTGCGGTCGGGGTCCTCGCAGTTCAGCCCTTGAATCGAATATTGCATCGCAGCCGCGAGTTCCCCGTTGGCGCCGCCGAATTGCTCGAGCAGCATATTGCCGAAGCGCGGGTCGGGCTCGTCGACGCGCACGGTGAACATCAGCTTCTTGACGTGGTGATACATGAAATGACTCGCGCTGTGAGGGAAACGATGCGCGTCAACCGGTGCTCGGAATGTTCGTTCCTAACCGAGCTTGAGATTCAATTCGCGCTTCTACGCCTCTCGCGCGATCAATCCGTCGATCATCGCGCGCACCAGGGCCGCGATCTCCTTGCGCAGCGCCGGCAGCGGCACGGCAACCAGCTTCTGCTCGAGTCCGAGCGCCACCATGCCATGCACCGCCGAGAACAGGCTGCGCGCCGTGATGCCGAGCTCCTCGCGGCTGCGCTTCGGAAACAACGCGGCCAGCGGCTGGTAGATGTGGCGGAACAGCTGCATCTGATCCTGGACGGACCAGTCGGGGACGACCTTGTCGGCTTCCATGCGGTGCTCGAACAGCGCGCGCCAGAGCTGGAGATTGTCGGCCGCGAAATCGCAATAGGCGAGGGCGATGCGGACCAGCGTCTCCTGCGGCGACGGCTCGCCCGCGCTTTCCGCGGCGCTGAGCGCCTGGTCGAGCCGGTGCAGGGTACGCGAGCCCACACGCAGGATCAGCTCGTCCATGTCGGCCACGAGGTTGTAGACCGCGCCATTGGCGCAGCCGATCTCGCGGGCGAGATCGCGGGTCTTCACCCCCGACAATCCGCGATCGGCAATCATCCGCTCCGCCGCGAGGATCAGATCGGAGCGGAGTTTCTCTCGCCGTTCCAAGGCCTTAGACATCTTGGCCAAATCTTGAGCGTTGCTCTTTTTTTCTTGAACTTTGTTCAAGTTTCTTGCTACAAAACATCTGTGAGCAACGCTCATAACAGGGAGCTG contains:
- a CDS encoding DUF892 family protein translates to MYHHVKKLMFTVRVDEPDPRFGNMLLEQFGGANGELAAAMQYSIQGLNCEDPDRKDLLMDIGTEELSHLEVVGCLARMHLAPSKNDRQAAEADPLIAIAGGGGVNLFNSQGNPWTADYLKITGELDVDLRSNIAAEARAKIVYERLINFCDDAGSKDALQFLMTREITHMKAFARALESLSKPAFSVGRIAPTPGLVNQYFNDSTGSGDHGEIDTRGPWNEGEDWVFTESPALQSSDPGTASPIVAESSSPVDEAGLTDLLLHELRDILHAEKQLTKALPKMAQSARFDQLRELFEQHLAETENQVERLNECFELLGETARAKPCKGMMGLIEEGQEVMKEGEDKEDAAADLALISAAQRVEHYEMSGYTTARNLAQQLRHSAIVALLSKSLAEEENSDLLLNQIARSLMSVAKMPAALEQAE
- a CDS encoding TetR/AcrR family transcriptional regulator, which translates into the protein MSKALERREKLRSDLILAAERMIADRGLSGVKTRDLAREIGCANGAVYNLVADMDELILRVGSRTLHRLDQALSAAESAGEPSPQETLVRIALAYCDFAADNLQLWRALFEHRMEADKVVPDWSVQDQMQLFRHIYQPLAALFPKRSREELGITARSLFSAVHGMVALGLEQKLVAVPLPALRKEIAALVRAMIDGLIAREA